From Quercus lobata isolate SW786 chromosome 1, ValleyOak3.0 Primary Assembly, whole genome shotgun sequence, one genomic window encodes:
- the LOC115978831 gene encoding putative 1-phosphatidylinositol-3-phosphate 5-kinase FAB1C isoform X2: MTCLTRACNCQTCCCRSCKVPVQAHVLCYTHRQGKLTINVRCLPDIRLPGERDGKIWMWHRCLRCAHVNRVPPATRRVVMSDAAWGLSFGKFLELSFSNHATANLVAPCGHSLRRDCLRYYGFGSMVAFFRYSPIDILSVHLPPSVLEFNGHVQYEWTRKEAAELVRKMETLYAEISDVLDSLEEKCKAFGNECSDTNDLQGHIMELKDLLKKERNDYNGLLRPAIMETSQPDWLSGDILELNRLRRSLLVGSHVWDQRLCSLDSLLKKSSISKAAQGDASYAQLKELKSELSHKDGMLGSGHEDSDASKLHESLGNNLQSEQEQPNVPAFEPSVAVDSMLTTCHHHVREEEKHSDGEVSVNKTLSESLSPNESTISERIDSAWTGTNQPAMKAQLHSSHADELQAGSVRQISQNGKPPFRRLMSRMRVRAFDSALRVQERIRKGLPPSSLRLSILRSSHASGYYRSMVRDPVSNIMRTYSQMLPWKTRKLNLNVSSTPSLISSASHMAEGARLLLTQTGHSDLVIAVYENEPTSIISYALRSKEYNDWVADKLNEHEGSWSLHESTKEDSAVSTFSAWQSFRSLEFDYIHYGSYGSEVASSSMGTFFKDPKRPPHLKIFFEDEFSTAGGKVKFSVTCYFAKQFNSLRKKCCPSEVDFVRSLSRCRTWSAQGGKSNVYFAKSLDERFIIKQVTKTELDSFADFAPKYFKHLTESISSRSQTCLAKILGIYQVSVKHLKGGKKTKMDLMVMENLFFKRDISRVYDLKGSTRARYNSDTTGTNKVLLDMNLLETLRTKPIFVGSKAKRILERAVWNDTSFLASVDVMDYSLLVGVDDERKELVLGIIDFMRQYTWDKHLETWVKASGILGGPKNASPTIISPKQYKKRFRKAMTTYFLTVPDQWSS, encoded by the exons AGTTCCACCAGCTACTCGTAGAGTGGTTATGTCAGATGCTGCCTGGGGACTTTCTTTTGGAAAGTTCTTGGAACTTAGCTTTTCAAACCATGCAACTGCTAATCTTGTTGCACCCTGTGGTCATTCATTGCGAAGGGACTGTCTCCGTTACTATGG GTTTGGGAGCATGGTTGCATTTTTCCGGTATTCCCCTATCGATATTCTTTCTGTTCATTTGCCACCGTCAGTGCTTGAATTCAATGGCCATGTTCAATATGAATGGACAAGAAAAGAGGCTGCAGAG CTTGTCCGTAAAATGGAGACCTTGTATGCCGAGATATCTGATGTACTTGATAGCTTGGAAGAAAAATGTAAGGCTTTTGGTAATGAATGTTCGGACACGAATGACTTACAGGGCCACATCATGGAGCTGAAAGACTTgcttaaaaaggaaagaaatgaTTACAAT GGTTTGCTTCGACCGGCTATTATGGAGACTTCACAGCCAGACTGGCTGTCTGGAGACATTCTGGAATTGAATCGCTTGAGACGCTCTCTTTTAGTTGGTTCACATGTTTGGGATCAGCGGCTTTGTTCATTGGACTCTCTACTTAAAAAGAGTTCTATTTCAAAGGCTGCACAAGGGGATGCATCTTATGCCCAGCTGAAAGAGCTGAAGAGTGAGTTATCACACAAGGATGGCATGCTTGGCAGTGGGCATGAAGATTCTGACGCTTCAAAATTACATGAGTCTCTTGGCAACAATTTGCAGTCAGAGCAGGAGCAGCCTAATGTACCAGCCTTTGAACCTTCTGTTGCTGTAGACTCGATGTTAACCACATGTCATCATCATGTCAGAGAGGAGGAAAAACATTCAGATGGGGAAGTTAGTGTAAATAAGACACTAAGTGAAAGCTTATCGCCCAATGAGTCTACTATATCTGAGAGAATAGATTCTGCTTGGACTGGTACTAATCAACCTGCAATGAAAGCTCAACTTCATTCATCACATGCAGATGAACTCCAAGCTGGATCTGTCAGGCAGATTAGTCAAAATGGTAAACCTCCTTTTAGAAGGTTAATGTCACGAATGAGAGTTCGTGCTTTTGATTCTGCATTACGAGTCCAAGAAAGAATCCGGAAGGGATTGCCTCCCTCTTCCTTGCGTTTGTCGATACTTAGATCTTCCCATGCCTCTGGATATTACAGGAGTATGGTGAGAGATCCTGTTTCCAATATAATGAGGACTTACTCCCAAATGCTGCCATGGAAGACACGGAAGTTAAACTTAAATGTCAGTTCCACACCATCACTTATCTCCTCCGCATCTCATATGGCTGAAGGTGCTCGGCTGCTGCTTACGCAAACTGGCCACAGTGATTTAGTTATTGCCGTTTATGAAAATGAACCCACTAGTATAATCTCGTATGCCCTTAGATCCAAGGAGTATAATGATTGGGTTGCTGATAAGTTGAATGAGCATGAGGGAAGCTGGAGTCTCCATGAGAGCACTAAAGAAGATTCTGCAGTTTCCACCTTTTCTGCCTGGCAGTCTTTTAGGTCTTTGGAGTTTGATTATATTCATTATGGTAGTTATGGATCTGAAGTTGCTTCATCATCAATGGGTACGTTTTTTAAAGATCCCAAAAGACCtccacatttaaaaatattttttgaggaTGAGTTTTCAACTGCCGGAGGCAAAGTAAAGTTTTCAGTCACTTGTTATTTTGCCAAGCAATTTAACTCTCTAAGAAAAAAATGCTGCCCTAGTGAAGTGGATTTTGTGCGATCCTTGAGCCGCTGCCGGACATGGAGTGCACAAGGGGGGAAAAGCAATGTATATTTTGCCAAGTCATTGGATGAAAGATTCATTATAAAACAGGTTACAAAAACAGAGTTGGATTCCTTTGCGGATTTTGCACCTAAATATTTTAAACATTTGACAGAATCTATTAGCTCGAGAAGCCAAACTTGCCTTGCAAAAATTCTTGGCATTTATCAG GTCTCTGTAAAACATCTAAAAGGTggtaagaaaacaaaaatggatTTGATGGTGATGGAGAACCTCTTTTTCAAGAGAGATATCTCAAGGGTTTATGATCTCAAGGGCTCTACACGAGCTCGTTATAATTCAGACACAACAGGGACAAACAAAGTTCTGCTAGATATGAATTTGTTGGAAACATTACGAACAAAACCTATATTTGTTGGAAGCAAGGCAAAGAGAATTCTAGAAAGAGCTGTCTGGAATGATACATCGTTTTTGGCg TCTGTGGATGTTATGGACTATTCCCTGCTGGTTGGGGTGGACGACGAACGCAAAGAGCTGGTTTTAGGGATCATTGATTTCATGAGACAGTATACCTGGGACAAACATTTGGAGACATGGGTGAAGGCATCTGGGATACTTGGTGGTCCAAAAAATGCTTCCCCCACCATTATTTCTCCCAAACAATACAAGAAAAGATTCCGGAAGGCGATGACTACCTATTTTCTCACTGTACCTGATCAATGGTCTTCATGA
- the LOC115978874 gene encoding uncharacterized protein LOC115978874 yields MSRPMLLVFLLLVLIITSQFEWKQQLVIDLDSTPSISQKQHQISKREEVVKEKIILSQEKSIQRLNELVRSLREQLQQCRDNNETTNDNASPLTEHAIELERQQILGN; encoded by the exons ATGTCAAGACCCATGTTGCTTGTTTTCCTGTTGCTTGTACTCATAATCACTTCTCAGTTTGAATGGAAACAACAGCTTGTGATTGACCTTGACTCAACTCCAAGCATCTCACAGAAGCAGCACCAAATTTCAAAGCGGGAAGAAGTTGTAAAAGAGaag ATCATTTTATCACAAGAGAAGAGCATTCAGAGACTTAATGAACTTGTACGTAGTCTCCGAGAACAATTGCAGCAGTGTAGAGACAATAATGAGACTACAAATGACAATGCAAGCCCTTTGACTGAACATGCTATTGAGCTTGAACGACAGCAGATTCTGGGAAACTAG